One genomic region from Peromyscus eremicus chromosome 20, PerEre_H2_v1, whole genome shotgun sequence encodes:
- the A4galt gene encoding lactosylceramide 4-alpha-galactosyltransferase: protein MFKSPDCLLRMLRGTPRQRVFTLFIICFKITLIVSIMIYWHTVGAPKDQGQQNSLPVDISCPQLVFPSILAPGNIFFLETSDRTNPSFLFMCSVESAARAHPESQVVVLMKGLRGTKADLPQNFGISLMRCFPNVQIKPLDLKELFRDTPLAAWYLETKRSWEPYWLPVLSDASRIALLWKAGGIYLDTDFIVLKNLRNLTNTLGLQSRYVLNGAFLAFERHHDFLALCMRDFVDHYNGLVWGHQGPQLLTRVFKKWCSTRSLEESHTCRGVTALPPEAFYPIPWQDWKKYFEDISPEELARLLNATYAVHVWNKKSQGTHLDSTSKALLAQLHARYCPMTHEAMKTYL, encoded by the coding sequence ATGTTCAAGTCCCCCGACTGCCTGCTGAGGATGCTCAGGGGCACCCCCAGACAACGAGTCTTCACCCTCTTCATTATCTGTTTCAAGATCACACTCATTGTCTCCATCATGATCTACTGGCACACTGTGGGTGCACCCAAGGACCAAGGACAACAGAATAGCCTGCCAGTGGACATCTCCTGCCCCCAGCTGGTCTTTCCTAGCATCCTTGCCCCAGGTAACATCTTCTTCCTAGAGACCTCAGACAGGACCAACCCTAGCTTCCTGTTTATGTGTTCTGTGGAGTCAGCTGCCAGGGCACACCCAGAGTCCCAAGTGGTGGTGCTTATGAAAGGACTGCGCGGAACCAAGGCAGACCTGCCTCAGAATTTTGGCATCTCTCTTATGAGATGCTTCCCCAATGTCCAGATAAAACCTCTGGACCTGAAGGAGCTGTTTCGGGACACGCCATTAGCAGCCTGGTACTTGGAGACGAAGCGTAGCTGGGAACCCTACTGGCTGCCAGTACTGTCTGACGCCTCTAGGATCGCACTCCTCTGGAAGGCCGGTGGCATATACCTGGACACAGACTTCATCGTCCTCAAGAACCTGAGGAACCTGACCAACACGCTGGGCCTTCAATCCCGATACGTCCTCAATGGAGCCTTCCTAGCCTTCGAACGACACCATGACTTCTTGGCCCTGTGCATGCGTGACTTTGTGGACCACTACAATGGTTTGGTTTGGGGCCACCAGGGCCCCCAACTGCTCACCCGGGTCTTCAAGAAGTGGTGTTCCACCCGCAGCCTGGAGGAGAGCCACACTTGTCGTGGGGTCACTGCCCTGCCCCCTGAGGCCTTCTACCCCATCCCCTGGCAGGACTGGAAGAAATACTTTGAAGACATCAGCCCTGAGGAGCTGGCCCGGCTGCTCAATGCCACCTACGCCGTTCACGTGTGGAACAAGAAGAGTCAGGGTACACACCTAGATTCCACGTCCAAGGCTCTGCTGGCCCAGCTACACGCCCGCTACTGCCCCATGACACATGAAGCCATGAAGACGTACTTGTGA